From one Ignavibacteria bacterium genomic stretch:
- a CDS encoding glycosyltransferase, with the protein MFETIFLIAVGLYFLQSFMLLVGAGKRYKKIPYEKLPSVSVIVAARNEEENIGRCLSSLDRLEYPEGKIEIIIVDDSSTDSTRKIVEDFISGKPKFKCICTTHKVDHLKGKTNALANAIEIAKGEVILTTDADCQVQPEWARSIASYYEEDVAMVCGYTTQEATDQFSGMQMLDFMYLLTVAAGSMNLNFPLSCIGNNMSYRKSAYKEIGGYEALKFSVTEDFNLLKAMFKLGRYKIIYPLEAGALVESKPCYDFKSLFWQKKRWGVGGLDSDIKGFLVMASGFLANLFTVLTPFFFSATALYLVVFKISTDFFVLYPVLKKFNLVKKLKYFASFEVYFIIYVLLLPFIVIPSRKVVWKGRNY; encoded by the coding sequence ATGTTTGAAACTATTTTTTTAATAGCAGTAGGCCTTTATTTCCTGCAGTCGTTTATGCTGCTTGTTGGAGCTGGCAAAAGATATAAAAAGATTCCTTACGAAAAACTTCCTTCAGTCAGTGTAATAGTTGCTGCAAGAAACGAAGAGGAGAATATCGGAAGGTGCCTGAGTTCGCTCGATCGTCTTGAATATCCCGAAGGTAAAATTGAGATAATTATTGTAGATGACAGTTCCACGGACAGCACGCGTAAAATTGTTGAAGATTTTATTTCCGGAAAGCCGAAGTTTAAGTGCATTTGCACGACGCATAAAGTAGACCACCTGAAAGGGAAAACAAACGCGCTCGCCAATGCTATTGAAATAGCAAAGGGCGAAGTGATTCTGACAACCGATGCCGACTGCCAGGTACAGCCGGAATGGGCAAGGTCAATTGCCTCATATTACGAAGAGGATGTTGCCATGGTATGCGGTTATACGACGCAGGAGGCGACAGATCAGTTCAGCGGAATGCAGATGCTGGATTTTATGTACCTGCTTACTGTTGCAGCAGGATCTATGAATCTTAATTTTCCTCTAAGCTGTATTGGCAACAACATGTCATACAGAAAGTCGGCTTACAAGGAAATTGGCGGCTATGAGGCGCTCAAGTTCAGCGTGACGGAGGATTTTAACCTCCTTAAGGCAATGTTCAAACTGGGCAGGTATAAGATTATCTATCCTCTTGAGGCAGGAGCTTTAGTTGAATCCAAACCGTGCTACGACTTTAAGTCCCTTTTCTGGCAGAAGAAAAGGTGGGGTGTAGGCGGACTGGACAGCGATATCAAAGGATTCCTTGTCATGGCCAGCGGATTTCTGGCAAATCTATTTACAGTACTGACGCCGTTTTTCTTCAGTGCCACTGCTCTTTATCTTGTGGTCTTTAAGATAAGTACGGACTTTTTTGTTTTATATCCGGTGCTTAAGAAATTTAACCTCGTTAAAAAGCTGAAGTATTTTGCGAGCTTTGAAGTCTATTTTATAATTTACGTCCTTTTATTACCTTTCATAGTTATTCCCAGTAGAAAAGTAGTCTGGAAAGGCAGGAATTACTGA
- a CDS encoding glycosyltransferase: MTISIVFLFLSLFYLTFTLWVRHGVARLKNAPLKAIGELPTVSVYVPARNEEANLHRTLTSLENQTYPKEKLTVVMINDRSTDSTEEVMKEFASRNANFRLINIESLPAGIAPKKHALMNAIARTDSEIIVTTDADCIHSPAWLMNMISHFNDGVALVTALTVFDPDDYTVFHELHTLDFLSQAVVSAGAMGQGLPLMCSAPNLAYKRKVFNEVGGYGDSSSCVSGDDNLFLQNLVKNGNYKTAFALGKDTIVKSLPPKSVKGVWHQRLRWGTQGAFYPLKIKLAGAVVFLYYLSIVLSPLFYLLGVSLSVLLALGIVKVAADFFVIKYGFKVLGIKFKTKIFILLSLIHPLLIIATLLSSLTIPFDWKGSNLRPKVKEA, translated from the coding sequence ATGACAATCAGCATAGTATTTCTTTTTCTTTCACTTTTCTATCTTACTTTTACGCTTTGGGTAAGGCACGGGGTCGCGAGGCTGAAGAATGCCCCTCTTAAAGCTATAGGTGAGCTGCCAACGGTCTCAGTTTACGTACCTGCAAGAAATGAAGAAGCCAACTTACACAGGACTTTAACCTCACTGGAAAACCAGACCTATCCGAAAGAGAAGCTGACTGTTGTAATGATTAACGACCGTTCCACAGATTCAACTGAAGAGGTAATGAAGGAATTTGCCTCCAGGAATGCTAACTTCAGGCTTATCAATATAGAGAGCTTGCCGGCAGGTATTGCACCAAAGAAGCACGCCCTCATGAATGCCATTGCCCGGACGGATTCAGAAATAATCGTAACAACTGATGCCGATTGCATTCACTCCCCCGCGTGGCTGATGAATATGATCAGTCACTTTAACGATGGCGTGGCGCTTGTGACGGCACTCACGGTTTTTGATCCGGATGACTACACCGTATTCCATGAGCTTCATACGCTTGACTTCCTTTCCCAGGCCGTTGTCTCAGCCGGCGCAATGGGTCAGGGCCTTCCTCTTATGTGTTCAGCTCCAAACCTGGCGTATAAAAGGAAAGTCTTTAATGAAGTTGGGGGCTATGGCGATAGTTCCAGCTGCGTCTCGGGTGACGACAACCTCTTCCTGCAGAACCTGGTAAAAAACGGGAATTATAAAACCGCCTTTGCCTTGGGCAAAGATACAATTGTAAAGTCACTTCCACCCAAAAGCGTCAAAGGCGTGTGGCATCAGCGCCTGCGCTGGGGCACACAGGGAGCTTTCTATCCCTTAAAGATCAAGCTTGCCGGGGCAGTCGTTTTCCTTTATTATCTGTCAATTGTACTTTCTCCCCTGTTCTATCTTCTTGGCGTGAGCCTCAGTGTTCTATTAGCCCTGGGAATTGTTAAAGTTGCGGCGGACTTTTTTGTAATTAAATATGGATTCAAAGTCCTCGGTATTAAATTCAAGACAAAGATTTTCATTCTGCTGTCTTTGATTCATCCCCTGCTTATTATAGCAACACTCTTAAGCTCTCTTACAATCCCATTTGACTGGAAAGGATCGAACCTGAGGCCGAAGGTAAAAGAAGCTTAA
- a CDS encoding radical SAM protein encodes MLLLCNYYVTYKCNSSCEFCHFADHEKFSTFPEASLQDFKNNVSQLARLGVKFIDLTGGEPLLNKDIAEMAGFARSLRMQTSITTNTLLYPKYADKLAGKINLLHFSMDSPDEEEHNSIRRVKCFKSIFKSIEIAKSLGEYPDILFTATNENFRKLPRMYEITQKYGLVLIINPVFSYFDNPGLNEEAIEYLEEFIKGKLDVYMNGAFLRLRKNGGNDINKPSCKAVSRVIVISPDNKIVLPCYHFANKTVPIDRPLKEIRKSEELKKYMEMEGRFQFCSGCTVNCYFEPSFAFPLDIYSIQSLGSKLKYSFNKLIVQKVKKNFQN; translated from the coding sequence ATGCTCTTACTTTGTAATTATTATGTTACCTACAAGTGCAATTCCTCTTGTGAGTTCTGTCATTTTGCCGATCACGAGAAATTTAGTACTTTCCCGGAAGCATCTCTCCAGGATTTTAAGAATAATGTCAGCCAGCTTGCCCGTCTCGGCGTAAAATTCATTGATCTTACGGGGGGTGAACCTCTTCTGAATAAAGATATAGCAGAAATGGCCGGCTTTGCCCGCAGCCTGAGGATGCAGACAAGTATAACGACAAATACCTTGCTTTATCCCAAATATGCCGATAAATTGGCGGGTAAAATCAACCTTCTGCATTTCTCAATGGATTCTCCGGATGAAGAAGAGCACAACAGTATAAGAAGGGTAAAATGCTTTAAGAGCATTTTTAAGAGCATTGAAATTGCAAAGTCGCTTGGTGAATATCCCGATATTCTCTTTACGGCAACAAACGAGAACTTCAGGAAGCTTCCGCGAATGTATGAAATTACGCAGAAGTACGGGCTGGTTCTGATAATTAACCCTGTATTCTCTTATTTCGACAACCCGGGGCTGAATGAGGAAGCAATTGAATACCTGGAAGAGTTTATCAAGGGGAAGCTGGACGTTTATATGAACGGGGCATTCTTAAGGCTCCGGAAAAATGGCGGCAATGATATAAATAAGCCCAGCTGCAAGGCTGTTTCACGCGTAATAGTTATATCCCCGGATAATAAAATTGTGCTGCCGTGCTATCACTTTGCCAATAAAACCGTTCCGATTGACAGGCCGCTTAAAGAGATCAGAAAGTCAGAAGAATTAAAAAAATACATGGAAATGGAAGGGCGCTTTCAGTTTTGCTCAGGATGCACGGTGAACTGCTACTTTGAGCCGTCATTTGCATTCCCTTTGGATATTTATTCAATACAAAGTTTAGGTTCAAAACTAAAATACAGCTTTAACAAGCTAATCGTTCAGAAAGTAAAGAAGAATTTTCAAAACTAA
- a CDS encoding DUF1207 domain-containing protein, with amino-acid sequence MRIISVITALFFFNVMAYSQTEVKLFPDKLNIQPFTANALEPRMGVLFHVNNNELRLDIGSSMDLVNFSLSEKENLSIGADFFTYTLLRGEKDFHFPVDAVDYLFGVNAGYKKTIEDGEYGLRFRLSHISAHFADGHYDFKNLIWRDNQNPRVYSREFLEFIPFYRMNNLRVYAGLTYIFHIDPTYLGKYNYQAGFDYFLKNKLFNYVTPFAAYDIKMVKIRKYSAENTFNLGIKVGHSEGRGFSLYYSYYSGMSMHGEYFDYLKSYNAIGFNLDL; translated from the coding sequence ATGAGAATTATTTCAGTTATAACAGCTCTGTTCTTTTTTAATGTGATGGCTTACTCACAGACGGAAGTAAAACTGTTCCCCGATAAATTAAATATTCAGCCATTTACCGCTAATGCTCTTGAACCCAGAATGGGGGTTCTGTTTCATGTAAATAATAATGAACTAAGGCTCGATATAGGAAGCTCCATGGATCTGGTTAATTTCTCCCTAAGTGAGAAAGAAAACCTCTCCATTGGTGCAGATTTCTTTACCTATACACTGCTTAGAGGCGAAAAGGATTTCCATTTTCCTGTAGATGCCGTAGATTACCTTTTCGGCGTAAATGCCGGATACAAGAAAACAATTGAAGACGGCGAATACGGGCTCAGGTTCCGCCTAAGCCACATAAGCGCGCATTTTGCAGACGGGCACTATGATTTTAAGAATCTGATCTGGCGCGATAACCAGAACCCGAGGGTATATAGCCGTGAGTTCCTGGAGTTTATTCCGTTCTACAGGATGAATAATTTAAGAGTCTACGCGGGACTTACATATATTTTCCATATCGATCCGACTTATCTTGGGAAATATAACTATCAGGCGGGTTTTGATTATTTCCTGAAGAATAAATTATTTAATTATGTTACGCCATTTGCTGCTTATGACATAAAGATGGTTAAAATACGCAAGTATTCTGCAGAGAACACGTTTAACCTTGGAATAAAGGTAGGGCACTCTGAGGGCAGGGGATTCAGCCTTTATTATTCATATTATTCGGGAATGAGCATGCACGGCGAATACTTTGACTATCTAAAATCTTATAATGCAATCGGATTTAATTTGGATTTGTAA
- a CDS encoding polysaccharide deacetylase family protein, with protein sequence MERQKFMYVYDPPLIIKKALPFFYWNTTDNRIMMTFDDGPNPDTTGIILQALNKYGIKSLFFCVGNNVNRYSSLLGEILSEGHEIGNHTYNHRKLSFLDKKVVSDEIESTNSAAMDKFGRRMKFFRPPYGKFDHMTHRIAKSNGLYMVLWSLLTYDFQNNFSVVKKGIKKSLRQNSIIVLHDNSKSKGVLRDSIELIAEEASLKGYKFGTAGTSLSKR encoded by the coding sequence ATGGAAAGACAGAAGTTTATGTACGTTTATGACCCTCCTCTGATTATAAAAAAAGCGCTTCCTTTTTTCTACTGGAACACTACGGATAACCGCATCATGATGACCTTTGATGACGGGCCGAATCCTGATACAACAGGAATTATTCTCCAGGCGCTGAATAAATATGGAATTAAGTCACTATTCTTTTGCGTGGGCAATAATGTCAACCGTTACAGCTCCCTGCTTGGTGAAATTTTAAGCGAGGGGCACGAAATCGGCAACCACACTTATAACCACAGGAAGCTTTCATTTCTGGACAAAAAGGTTGTATCTGATGAAATTGAGAGTACAAACAGTGCAGCCATGGACAAGTTTGGCCGCAGGATGAAATTCTTCCGCCCCCCGTACGGCAAGTTCGACCATATGACACACAGAATTGCAAAAAGTAACGGGCTTTACATGGTCCTCTGGTCGCTCCTTACGTATGATTTTCAGAATAACTTCAGCGTGGTTAAAAAGGGGATTAAGAAAAGCCTAAGGCAGAATTCCATTATTGTACTCCACGACAACTCCAAAAGCAAAGGGGTGCTCAGGGACTCAATTGAGCTAATCGCTGAAGAGGCTTCTTTGAAGGGCTATAAGTTCGGGACGGCAGGAACAAGCCTTTCGAAAAGATGA
- a CDS encoding PorV/PorQ family protein, with translation MKKTILVFLLFSTYISAQTAGKSGLSFLKLGFGARNVAMGDLGVVNSTDVTALNYNPAMLSGFSSPEILFTHNQWIEDTRSEYLGVSFKLLGLPWAVGVNTTTISDIEVRTRPGEVEGKFNANYFAGSLSTGFGITSHISVGATVKYLYEGLLSDESNGLGFDLGMFYESPVEGLNFGAAFRNLGSMNGLRTEATKLPSDFRFGALYSDLLNELNSSFTLGAEVQKYLVAKDTHVNFGGELLYDDMIALRAGYQTGFESKGFTAGLGLKWYNLSFDYAYTPFLLNLGSSHTISLKFKF, from the coding sequence ATGAAAAAAACAATTTTAGTTTTCTTATTATTTTCCACATATATTTCGGCTCAGACGGCAGGCAAAAGCGGCTTGTCTTTTCTGAAGCTCGGCTTTGGCGCCAGGAATGTCGCCATGGGTGACCTGGGGGTTGTAAACTCCACGGACGTGACAGCGCTGAACTATAATCCGGCAATGCTTTCCGGGTTTTCATCTCCTGAAATTCTTTTTACACACAACCAGTGGATTGAAGACACAAGAAGCGAATACCTGGGCGTTAGCTTTAAGCTCTTAGGGCTTCCGTGGGCAGTTGGAGTCAATACCACTACAATAAGTGACATTGAAGTTAGAACGCGCCCAGGAGAAGTTGAAGGGAAGTTTAACGCGAATTATTTTGCCGGAAGCCTGTCCACAGGCTTCGGTATAACAAGCCACATTTCTGTCGGTGCTACTGTAAAATACCTCTACGAAGGGCTGCTTTCAGACGAATCGAACGGACTCGGCTTTGATCTTGGAATGTTTTATGAAAGCCCAGTCGAAGGCCTGAACTTTGGTGCCGCATTCAGAAACCTGGGCAGCATGAACGGCTTGAGGACAGAAGCTACAAAGCTTCCCTCCGACTTCCGTTTTGGGGCACTCTATAGTGATCTTTTAAATGAGCTTAATTCGAGCTTTACATTAGGAGCAGAAGTGCAGAAGTATCTTGTAGCTAAAGATACACACGTTAACTTTGGCGGGGAGCTTCTCTACGATGATATGATTGCTTTAAGAGCAGGATATCAGACAGGATTTGAATCCAAAGGCTTCACAGCGGGCCTTGGGCTCAAGTGGTACAACCTGAGCTTCGATTATGCTTATACACCGTTTCTGCTGAATTTGGGATCATCTCACACTATTTCCTTAAAATTTAAATTCTAA
- a CDS encoding flippase-like domain-containing protein: MNKVIFAKKYKGRAVSFLKVLIAIGLLIYLISAVSFREIMAALNGANYFMIAAACILSFLNIYLQYWKWKILCREIVEERERKIILNSLLYGFSAGIITPFRLGEYVGRALAFKGKKALKVTLATLIDKFFAFVPVFFIGAVASAVFLYSSYGIGKAWLLVLLAVILLSLFFYLYSVLKTDFWERMIIRLTSKSRRLTEFMDGLRTFKLLSGRTSLDISLNTFVTYLTYIAQYGFLVAAFSNGWDIMTYFWLGMLIFFAKAVIPPVTFGELGIRESASVFFAVKLGLSSAVGFNAAIFLFFINVLLPSIPGVLLLFNTKGSAKASAAASENKIED; the protein is encoded by the coding sequence ATGAATAAAGTAATTTTCGCAAAAAAATATAAAGGCAGAGCTGTCTCTTTTCTGAAGGTCCTGATAGCTATTGGACTGCTGATTTATCTAATCAGCGCCGTAAGCTTCAGGGAAATAATGGCGGCACTTAACGGCGCAAATTATTTTATGATTGCAGCAGCCTGCATTCTGAGTTTCTTAAATATATACCTGCAGTACTGGAAGTGGAAAATTCTGTGCCGGGAGATTGTTGAAGAGAGAGAAAGAAAGATTATCCTTAACTCTCTTTTATACGGTTTTTCAGCCGGCATAATTACGCCATTCAGGCTTGGTGAGTATGTGGGGCGCGCACTTGCCTTTAAGGGCAAAAAAGCGCTTAAAGTGACGCTTGCAACGCTTATAGATAAATTCTTTGCATTTGTGCCGGTGTTTTTCATCGGTGCTGTTGCAAGCGCGGTATTCCTATATAGTTCCTATGGAATAGGGAAAGCATGGCTCCTGGTGCTTCTAGCGGTTATTCTTCTATCCTTATTTTTCTACCTGTACTCGGTGCTGAAAACGGATTTCTGGGAAAGGATGATTATAAGGTTAACTTCAAAATCCAGACGCCTGACGGAGTTTATGGACGGGCTCAGGACATTTAAGCTCTTAAGCGGCAGAACTTCTCTTGACATCTCATTAAACACTTTTGTTACATATCTTACATATATTGCGCAGTATGGATTCCTGGTTGCTGCTTTTTCAAACGGGTGGGATATAATGACTTATTTCTGGCTTGGCATGCTGATATTCTTTGCCAAGGCGGTTATTCCGCCTGTAACATTCGGGGAACTTGGAATAAGGGAAAGCGCTTCTGTGTTCTTTGCCGTAAAGCTGGGCCTGAGCTCGGCAGTCGGATTTAACGCTGCGATATTTCTTTTCTTTATAAACGTTCTTCTTCCTTCCATCCCGGGCGTGCTGCTGCTATTTAACACTAAAGGCTCAGCAAAAGCCAGTGCTGCCGCATCTGAAAACAAAATAGAAGATTAG
- a CDS encoding glycosyltransferase → MDILIYLLFAGLLVYAIIGFLVSFGINRTSGKKRSALKTSPFVSVIVAARNEEDNIEDLLEILLHQTYTEYEVIIVDDNSTDRTRNFAERVIAKEIKLKDKSAGTPEARVIPARKNVLNWGPKKNALHTGIESSKGEIILTTDADCRPSKDWISQIVSFYEDGVGCVAGYTRLESHRPGFLEKLKSLESLAMAIIAMSFIGLKKPYIAGGGNFSYRKDLYYKLGGFGENAVIAAGDDDLFVQKASKVTKVAYATSKDSVVKSILKNDNYINRKKRHMAITKHYSYDLIALGALVFSFIAVLFICLAWSLFTLNIPLLKIAAVVFMLKVLIDIFVLDLGSRLLHDRYNLLEVLFTELLVFPYTIVLQPFSLVGKIKWKDRSLCTFMTLL, encoded by the coding sequence ATGGACATACTAATATATTTGCTGTTTGCAGGACTGCTGGTTTATGCCATCATCGGCTTCCTTGTCAGTTTCGGGATTAACCGGACTTCAGGAAAAAAACGTTCCGCCTTAAAGACAAGCCCGTTTGTTTCAGTCATAGTTGCAGCAAGAAATGAGGAGGATAATATTGAGGACTTACTTGAAATTCTTTTGCATCAGACATACACTGAATATGAAGTAATTATTGTTGACGATAATTCAACAGACAGGACAAGGAACTTTGCCGAAAGAGTAATTGCAAAAGAAATAAAGCTTAAAGATAAATCTGCGGGCACTCCTGAGGCGAGAGTAATTCCGGCAAGAAAGAATGTGCTTAACTGGGGACCGAAGAAAAACGCACTGCACACCGGAATTGAATCAAGCAAAGGTGAAATTATTCTTACTACGGATGCCGACTGCCGCCCTTCAAAAGACTGGATAAGCCAGATCGTTTCTTTTTATGAAGACGGCGTTGGATGCGTTGCCGGCTACACGAGACTTGAATCTCACAGGCCGGGCTTTCTTGAAAAGCTAAAAAGCCTCGAAAGCCTTGCCATGGCGATTATTGCAATGTCGTTTATAGGGCTTAAAAAGCCTTACATTGCAGGCGGCGGCAATTTCTCATACAGGAAGGATCTCTACTATAAGCTTGGCGGCTTTGGTGAAAATGCCGTAATTGCGGCAGGGGATGACGACCTTTTTGTACAGAAGGCCTCAAAAGTTACAAAAGTTGCCTATGCAACTTCAAAAGATTCTGTCGTAAAGTCCATTCTTAAGAATGACAACTACATCAACAGGAAAAAAAGGCACATGGCTATAACAAAGCACTATTCATACGATTTAATCGCGCTGGGAGCCCTTGTGTTCTCTTTTATTGCGGTGCTTTTCATATGCCTGGCCTGGTCACTTTTTACGCTTAACATTCCGCTTCTTAAGATTGCGGCCGTTGTTTTCATGCTGAAAGTCCTAATTGATATTTTTGTGCTTGACCTGGGTTCAAGGCTCCTGCACGACAGGTATAATCTCCTTGAAGTTCTCTTTACAGAACTCCTGGTATTTCCTTATACAATTGTGCTCCAGCCCTTTTCACTCGTTGGCAAGATTAAATGGAAAGACAGAAGTTTATGTACGTTTATGACCCTCCTCTGA
- a CDS encoding DUF1207 domain-containing protein, with protein sequence MFRSVLLLVLFPCLLFSQTDSASVNYEFAPSGLHFMPLKASYQEARMGILYYPSDANLKVDIGNSVDLLKLKFPSSRGVLTFGVEFMAYAYSTSYSGHRLQIDALDGFFGGNAAFSKSYDEGRLISRFRIIHNSAHLVDGHYDVEQGVWRGSKTPIPFTRDFGELLLGYEAFKKNYSFRIFGGPAYSTLVRPLEIKKYSFSSGFEYAFYNPFGQVFRKDFNLFAAYYINILGTPVFHGNNNLVAGVKFGQWFDKGILLYLNYYTGNNMFSEYFKDNIQRFGIGFSIDFL encoded by the coding sequence ATGTTTAGGTCCGTTTTACTCTTAGTGCTGTTCCCATGCCTCTTATTCAGTCAGACTGATTCTGCATCGGTTAATTATGAATTTGCGCCTTCGGGGCTTCATTTTATGCCTTTGAAGGCAAGCTACCAGGAGGCAAGGATGGGTATTCTGTATTATCCGTCTGACGCCAACCTGAAGGTGGATATTGGCAACTCGGTTGACCTTCTGAAGCTTAAATTCCCCTCATCAAGGGGAGTGCTGACCTTCGGGGTAGAGTTTATGGCTTATGCCTACTCTACAAGCTACAGCGGGCACAGGCTTCAGATAGACGCTCTCGACGGATTTTTCGGCGGCAATGCTGCTTTTTCAAAAAGCTATGATGAAGGAAGGCTCATTTCAAGGTTCAGGATCATCCACAACAGCGCCCACCTTGTTGACGGGCATTACGACGTGGAGCAGGGGGTCTGGAGAGGTTCAAAGACACCAATCCCTTTTACGAGGGATTTCGGGGAGCTATTACTTGGCTATGAGGCTTTTAAGAAAAACTACTCCTTCAGGATCTTTGGAGGCCCGGCCTACTCTACACTGGTAAGACCTCTTGAAATAAAAAAATATTCCTTCAGCTCGGGGTTTGAATACGCTTTCTATAACCCTTTCGGACAGGTTTTCCGGAAGGATTTCAACTTGTTTGCCGCTTACTACATAAATATACTTGGTACTCCTGTCTTTCATGGCAACAATAATTTGGTGGCCGGCGTTAAATTCGGACAGTGGTTCGACAAAGGGATACTCCTTTACTTAAACTACTATACCGGCAACAACATGTTCAGCGAGTATTTTAAGGATAATATACAAAGGTTCGGCATCGGCTTTTCTATTGATTTTCTTTAA
- a CDS encoding site-2 protease family protein: MEWITGSAGPYELSSLRVGLPYSISILFILASHEFGHYFAARYHRVKATLPYFIPLPSFSGMFLNFGTMGAVIRTKTAVPDNKAMFDIGVAGPIAGFIASLIVLIYGFTHLPGVGYILAIHPDYFTSTYGTQGLNLKFGDTLLFSFLRHIFTNSSQFVPPMSEIYHYPYLCVGWFGLFVTSMNMIPVGQLDGGHVIYSMLGAEKHKVLSWASLVVLLVLGLMGLSGELFNFSFGIGWTGWLVWGIVLFFVIKVKHPPVMYFHKLDRTRMIIGLVSIAILILSFSPSPITIAAGS, from the coding sequence ATGGAATGGATTACTGGCAGCGCGGGCCCCTATGAGCTCAGCAGCCTGAGGGTAGGATTGCCATATTCTATCTCAATTTTATTTATACTGGCTTCACACGAGTTCGGGCATTATTTTGCGGCAAGATACCACAGGGTGAAGGCCACTTTGCCTTACTTTATTCCTCTGCCGTCGTTCTCCGGGATGTTCTTAAATTTCGGTACCATGGGTGCCGTTATAAGAACTAAAACTGCTGTGCCGGACAATAAGGCGATGTTTGACATCGGTGTGGCGGGGCCAATAGCTGGATTTATTGCAAGCCTGATTGTGCTCATATACGGCTTTACACACCTTCCGGGGGTGGGCTATATTCTGGCTATTCATCCGGATTACTTTACTTCTACTTACGGCACTCAGGGGCTGAACCTTAAATTCGGGGATACTTTGCTCTTTTCATTTTTAAGGCATATTTTCACAAATAGCAGTCAGTTTGTGCCTCCTATGTCTGAAATTTATCATTATCCATATTTGTGTGTCGGATGGTTCGGACTTTTTGTAACTTCCATGAATATGATTCCGGTAGGACAGCTGGACGGCGGGCACGTAATATACAGCATGTTAGGTGCCGAAAAACACAAAGTTCTAAGCTGGGCCTCTTTAGTTGTGCTCCTTGTGCTGGGTCTCATGGGCCTTTCCGGGGAACTTTTCAACTTCAGCTTTGGAATTGGCTGGACGGGGTGGCTCGTTTGGGGAATAGTTCTATTCTTTGTAATTAAGGTAAAGCATCCGCCGGTCATGTACTTTCACAAGCTGGACAGGACAAGGATGATTATAGGACTTGTCAGTATTGCAATTCTGATTCTGTCTTTTTCTCCTTCGCCGATCACAATTGCAGCGGGTTCCTGA